The SAR324 cluster bacterium DNA window AGAACAGTCAATTCCATAACCCGACCCGTGACATATCAATCCAATGACCTGCCCAACTAAACGATGCCTTTGATCGCGTTTGCATGGGCCTGACAAACAATGCAGCCAGAACTGTCGGAATGCAGTTGATTTTCCAGTGACGAGCGAATCTCTGAAATTTCTTGTGGGCTTAGATCTTCTAACACAACTGATAAAGCGGGGCTGGAGGTATTGATATTCCAAAACTCATCAAAATTTCCAAATTTTCTACTGGCTTTGATCTGAGTAGATTCCACTGACCGCAAATCTGCCTCATTCCATAACTCCTCGAGTCGTTCCATTTTTGAAACCTCTGCACTTGGTGGCAAAGGGTATTGGATTCCGCGCTTAACAAACTCTTTGTGAAATATCTGAACAGGCAGACCCCCTCCAAAAACGTCCCAGACGTAGGCGGCAACTATCCCACCTGGTTTGACAACTCTTTTCATCTCTGCCAATCCCAGAACAGGATTGGGAACAAAAAAGAGAACCAACGCCATTACTGCAATGTCCAAAGAGGAAGCTTTACTCGGAAGTGCCATCGCATCTCCAGTCTCAAAGATGGCTGATTGCGGCATGCCACGTTTTCGAGCAAATTCAATTTGGGCTTGAGCAGGGTCAATTCCCAACAGTTGCTTAGGGGAGCATAATTCTGCAATCTGCGCGGTAAATGCCCCAGTGCCACACCCTATATCGATCCAACTTTGCCCACTTGGAGGATTCAGCCATTTGATGAACTGTTCTCCCAATAGCTGACTCCAGACACCCATCATCCTGTCGTAAGAGTCTCCGTCCTCAAAAGTAATTTTTTTTCGTTCATGGTTTCCCTTCGAGACGAGGTTTTATCAATTATTTTTTGTCAATTTAATGATTTTTTCTAGAAATTTTTCAGTATTGCATAAAATAATCATAGGAACAGTGATTCAGAGCCGTCGCTATCTTCTACTTGCTTTTTTGCTACCTTCCAGTTGATTCTCTTGTCGTTGTTCTAATTTCTTAACAACAACTGTTCGGACTCAAACGGATTTTTTTCAACCCTACTGAACACGGGACTTCTATGAAAAAGAAATTCCTCGCATTGATGACTGCGACTATTATCAGCGCTCCCACTCTGTTTGCTTTTCACGATGAAGATACAGATCTGTTGACTGCTGGAATGCCTGTTGTCTTTATGGTAAGTGGCTTTAAATTCACTCCACAACAGCATTCAGAAGCTAGAGCCGCCTTGCAGACTGTGTATGCTTCTGAATGCTATCTATCCCAAAGATTCAATGCAGATTTACTCGTAGATGCAGAAGGAAACGGAACAATGATTCTACGTTGGCCAACTAAGGAATCTTATGTAGCGGACCAAAAAACTATTGCTGACCCAAGTCAACAACAGGGCATCTGTGAATCCATAGCAAATATGCGAACAAAAATGGGGAAAATGCTTGCGGCCAATGGTGGTAACCCTAGAAGTGATTTGAAATCTTCTCTCATGACAGCTATTGCTGCTTCCCCCAGGTAAATTGAATTTGGGATCTGGTAAAACTGGATCCCATCTTCCTCTGGCAATACCCCACCGACTGAGCTGGTCTAAAGAAAGTAAATATTTGGGAAATAACGTGGAGTAGATTTCGAATCAATTTCTCCACATCACTTGAGATGAAGGAAGAAGGATGCAGAGTTGCTGGTGATTTTGTGTATCAGAAAAACATAATATATGTTTAATTTGAGAAATTATCGATTTCATCAATTCAGGCAAAACTTTA harbors:
- a CDS encoding class I SAM-dependent methyltransferase; the protein is MMGVWSQLLGEQFIKWLNPPSGQSWIDIGCGTGAFTAQIAELCSPKQLLGIDPAQAQIEFARKRGMPQSAIFETGDAMALPSKASSLDIAVMALVLFFVPNPVLGLAEMKRVVKPGGIVAAYVWDVFGGGLPVQIFHKEFVKRGIQYPLPPSAEVSKMERLEELWNEADLRSVESTQIKASRKFGNFDEFWNINTSSPALSVVLEDLSPQEISEIRSSLENQLHSDSSGCIVCQAHANAIKGIV